The sequence CACAACGATATTTTTAGCACTTAGGCTAACACTGCCAAAACCAAGCAAAAATGCAAAAACTAAAAATAATTTTTTCATGAAATCTCCTTTAAAATTATCATTTTGGTAAAACAAATGGCATATCATTTTTATATATGATATCTGCCTTAAGGCCATAAATTTCATCTAAAATTTCTGGATTATAAAGCTCTCTGACACTCCCTTTGTGAGCTATCACACCACCTTTTAGCATTAAAATTTCATCACATATCAGTGAGGCCAAATTTAGATCATGAAGCACTGCTATGGTGACTAAATTTAGCTCACGAGTAAGATGCGAGCAAAGCTTTAACACCTCTATAGCATGGCTTAGATCAAGGGCTGATGTAGGCTCATCAAGAAGTAAAACTTTAGGCTCACTAACTATTGCACGAGCAAGCAAAGCTCTAGCAAATTCGCCACCACTTAGTGAGTTTGCCACTCGGTCTTTAAATTTAGCGAGCCCAAAAGTCTGCAAAGCCTCATCAACTAGGGCAATGTCGTGAGAGCTATAACCGCTAAAAGAGCTTTTTAGATGAGCATATCTACCCATCAAAACAAGCTCAAAAACGCTTAATGGCATCGTAAGTGCGCTTTTTTGAGGTACAAAACTAGTCGTTCTCGCAAGCTCTTTTGTGCTGTAGCTTTGTACATCTTTTTCGAAAATTTTGACAATTCCAGCACTTGGAGAAAGTAAATTTAAGATACATTTTAAAAGTGTTGATTTTCCACATCCATTAGAGCCCAAAAGACCTATAAATTTTCCACTTTTGGCAGTAAAGCTTATATTTTTTAGCA comes from Campylobacter concisus and encodes:
- a CDS encoding ABC transporter ATP-binding protein, whose product is MSVEVSNLSFSYAQTSVLKNISFTAKSGKFIGLLGSNGCGKSTLLKCILNLLSPSAGIVKIFEKDVQSYSTKELARTTSFVPQKSALTMPLSVFELVLMGRYAHLKSSFSGYSSHDIALVDEALQTFGLAKFKDRVANSLSGGEFARALLARAIVSEPKVLLLDEPTSALDLSHAIEVLKLCSHLTRELNLVTIAVLHDLNLASLICDEILMLKGGVIAHKGSVRELYNPEILDEIYGLKADIIYKNDMPFVLPK